In Paenibacillus sonchi, a single genomic region encodes these proteins:
- a CDS encoding EamA family transporter, which produces MKQKAGANPVYVIGIALVSVYLFWGGTYVGMKVAIETMPPFLMAGIRFFVAGAVLYVISRLSGAKRPAGREWRSSAIVGALLLLGGNGLVAWSEQGVSSSIASLIVAAVPVWMMLFGWLSRSGKRPTTGVIAGIVLGLLGIAVLVFQPGHQDNGTATDLTGIITLLAASLSWAAGSMYSRSARMPDSPLMSTAAQMLTGGVLLLIFSYFTGDWSKLDIPSISLRSYTALGYLIVFGSIIGYTAYIWLLKNADAALVSTYAFVNPVVAVFFGWLLAGERLTVNTLTAAVIIIASVVLVTVFRSRAVPSAKMMEQGR; this is translated from the coding sequence ATGAAGCAGAAGGCCGGGGCGAATCCGGTGTACGTGATTGGCATAGCGCTGGTGTCTGTTTATTTATTTTGGGGAGGCACTTATGTCGGCATGAAGGTTGCGATTGAGACGATGCCGCCTTTTCTGATGGCCGGAATCCGTTTTTTTGTGGCTGGAGCTGTACTCTATGTCATTTCCAGATTAAGCGGGGCTAAGCGTCCGGCAGGACGCGAGTGGCGGTCTTCGGCCATCGTCGGCGCGCTGCTGCTGCTTGGCGGGAACGGACTGGTGGCCTGGTCGGAGCAAGGGGTCTCTTCATCGATTGCTTCCCTGATTGTCGCTGCCGTTCCCGTCTGGATGATGCTGTTCGGCTGGCTTAGCCGCAGCGGCAAACGTCCAACCACCGGCGTTATCGCCGGCATTGTGCTTGGACTGCTGGGCATTGCCGTTCTGGTCTTCCAGCCGGGACATCAAGACAATGGGACCGCTACAGACCTGACCGGCATTATTACTCTGCTGGCAGCTTCCCTCAGTTGGGCGGCAGGGTCCATGTACTCGCGCAGCGCCCGGATGCCGGATTCTCCACTGATGTCAACGGCTGCGCAAATGCTGACAGGTGGCGTGCTGCTGCTGATTTTCTCCTATTTTACCGGCGACTGGTCCAAGCTGGACATTCCGTCGATTTCCCTCCGTTCGTATACCGCTCTGGGTTATCTGATCGTCTTCGGCTCGATCATAGGCTATACCGCCTACATCTGGCTGCTCAAAAACGCCGATGCTGCCCTGGTTTCAACCTATGCGTTCGTGAATCCGGTAGTCGCCGTATTCTTCGGCTGGCTGCTCGCAGGCGAACGGCTCACTGTCAATACGTTGACCGCTGCCGTGATCATTATCGCTTCTGTGGTGCTGGTTACTGTTTTCCGCAGCCGGGCGGTACCGTCAGCAAAGATGATGGAACAGGGCAGGTGA
- a CDS encoding Lrp/AsnC family transcriptional regulator, whose translation MDELDIKILKLLEENGRLSHEEIGKLLHISRPTVHQRVSKLEKNGVIKGYRGIVDWGKLDQKIKVMISVKVVSQSFREAADQIIGIQIPGVNILECQRMAGSGACC comes from the coding sequence ATGGATGAACTGGATATCAAAATTCTGAAGCTGCTTGAAGAGAATGGAAGACTGTCCCACGAGGAGATTGGCAAGCTGCTGCATATCTCACGGCCCACGGTGCATCAACGGGTCAGCAAACTGGAGAAAAACGGTGTGATTAAAGGATACAGGGGCATTGTGGACTGGGGGAAGCTGGATCAGAAAATTAAGGTCATGATCTCCGTGAAGGTTGTCAGCCAAAGCTTCCGGGAAGCGGCAGATCAAATCATCGGCATTCAAATCCCTGGTGTAAACATTCTGGAATGCCAGCGGATGGCGGGGAGTGGTGCATGCTGCTGA
- a CDS encoding carbohydrate ABC transporter permease gives MTRSKVISGLKPILFTLPAMVPFVLFWLAPLLYVLYLSFTEWDFMSPEKTFVGLQNYADLFSNPAFYKALRVTVLFCAGSVLPIILLGLGLALLMNRKLKGSALYQVLLFSPWVTPTVAVSIVWSWIYEPEVGLANTVLDVLGLEKIGWLQDPEWALVGVLLVTIWKSVGWAMIFYLVALRNVPSDLLEAGDLDGASAGQKFFRITLPLISPTTLFLFVVQLIQALQAYDQINVLTQGGPSGSTRTLLYLYYQSAFESFQIGEASSVAVVLVTICMLLSVFSFGVSRRTTHYQ, from the coding sequence ATGACACGCTCAAAGGTTATTAGCGGCTTGAAGCCCATACTGTTCACGCTGCCGGCGATGGTACCGTTCGTCCTGTTCTGGCTGGCGCCGCTGTTGTATGTGCTGTATCTCAGCTTCACGGAATGGGATTTTATGAGCCCGGAAAAAACTTTTGTCGGATTACAAAATTATGCTGATCTCTTCAGCAATCCGGCCTTTTACAAGGCGCTGAGAGTAACTGTGCTCTTCTGTGCAGGCAGTGTGCTGCCGATCATTCTGCTCGGCCTCGGGCTTGCCCTGCTGATGAACCGCAAGCTGAAAGGCTCCGCACTCTATCAGGTGCTGCTGTTCTCGCCATGGGTTACGCCAACCGTTGCAGTATCCATTGTCTGGTCGTGGATCTATGAACCTGAGGTCGGCCTTGCCAATACAGTGCTGGATGTCCTCGGACTCGAAAAAATCGGCTGGCTGCAGGACCCCGAATGGGCGCTTGTGGGAGTCCTTCTGGTGACCATCTGGAAATCCGTGGGCTGGGCGATGATCTTTTATCTGGTGGCGCTGCGGAATGTGCCTTCAGATCTGCTTGAAGCGGGGGACCTCGATGGCGCAAGCGCTGGACAGAAGTTCTTCCGCATCACCCTGCCGCTGATCTCGCCAACCACCCTGTTTCTGTTCGTGGTCCAGCTTATCCAGGCGCTTCAGGCCTACGATCAGATCAATGTGCTGACCCAAGGCGGCCCCTCCGGCTCTACCCGCACACTGCTGTATCTGTATTATCAGTCCGCCTTCGAATCCTTTCAGATCGGAGAGGCTTCCAGTGTGGCTGTCGTTCTTGTCACCATCTGCATGCTGCTGTCCGTATTCTCCTTCGGCGTCAGCAGGCGGACCACGCATTATCAATAA
- a CDS encoding GbsR/MarR family transcriptional regulator, protein MKQAAFGGDNQHLSPREQLLRPMIDAIAQTMDLYGANYSFGQLYGIMFFEDKPMTLEEMKQVMNMSKSNMSYGVRSLIASRMVTRLDEKRERKELYIAETDFFQAFKNFFSLKLQREIDVMQEAMSTVMPELQALTQAADTPEEERQACLRDLDKLQHAVEYYAWLQRFVSGLEEGEFFGRLPGREG, encoded by the coding sequence ATGAAACAGGCCGCATTTGGCGGGGACAACCAGCATTTATCACCCAGGGAGCAGCTGCTGCGTCCCATGATTGATGCGATAGCACAGACGATGGATCTGTATGGCGCCAATTATTCCTTTGGACAGCTCTACGGGATCATGTTCTTTGAGGACAAGCCGATGACGCTGGAGGAAATGAAGCAGGTCATGAATATGAGCAAAAGCAATATGAGCTACGGTGTCCGCTCCCTGATCGCTTCCCGGATGGTGACCAGGCTGGACGAGAAACGTGAGCGGAAAGAGCTGTATATTGCGGAGACGGATTTTTTTCAGGCATTCAAAAACTTCTTCAGCCTGAAGCTCCAGCGGGAAATCGATGTCATGCAGGAAGCGATGAGTACGGTGATGCCTGAGCTTCAGGCGCTGACCCAGGCGGCAGACACTCCCGAAGAGGAGCGGCAGGCCTGCCTGCGGGATCTGGACAAGCTCCAGCATGCGGTAGAATATTATGCCTGGCTGCAGCGGTTTGTGTCGGGCCTGGAGGAAGGGGAGTTCTTCGGCAGGCTTCCCGGCAGGGAAGGCTGA
- a CDS encoding Lrp/AsnC ligand binding domain-containing protein: MLLKVRVASPEQLTLLLDEILRIPHIKETSTTFILSTIYEDGMKGI; encoded by the coding sequence ATGCTGCTGAAAGTGAGAGTGGCTTCACCGGAGCAGCTTACCCTTTTGCTGGACGAAATTCTCCGGATTCCCCACATCAAGGAAACCTCGACGACCTTTATTTTATCTACTATATATGAAGATGGAATGAAGGGAATATAG
- a CDS encoding carbohydrate ABC transporter permease has translation MRILTRLGGPVRHLFFAALALLMAFPFYWMVTSALKTNDEIWRSPPTLWPEVPLWGNFAAAWNEAPFARYMGNSIFVAASIVILQIINSGMMAYALTHMKFRLKGLFAGVILFGYMVPATAVYLPGYLVLSELHLLNSYAGLILSNCVSIFAIFLIRQAFLQVSHELVEAGEVDGASHMRILWTVLVPVTRSSFAVLALITFIDQYNNYFWPMLITKNPDLQLVSAGLRSFFVEGGAYGLQWPLIMAASAFTIAPLLLVFLLAQKTIMQSVNMTAGSSKG, from the coding sequence TTGCGTATACTCACTCGGCTGGGCGGCCCGGTCCGCCATCTGTTTTTTGCCGCGCTTGCCCTGCTGATGGCTTTTCCCTTCTATTGGATGGTCACCAGCGCACTGAAAACCAATGATGAAATCTGGCGCTCCCCGCCTACGCTCTGGCCTGAAGTGCCGCTCTGGGGCAATTTTGCCGCTGCCTGGAATGAGGCTCCGTTCGCTAGATACATGGGGAACAGCATATTCGTCGCTGCTTCCATTGTCATTCTGCAGATCATCAACTCCGGCATGATGGCTTATGCGCTGACACATATGAAATTCCGCCTGAAGGGACTTTTTGCCGGAGTCATTCTGTTTGGGTATATGGTCCCGGCTACCGCAGTTTACCTGCCCGGCTATCTTGTGCTGTCTGAGCTGCATCTGCTGAATTCCTATGCCGGCCTGATTCTCTCTAACTGTGTAAGCATCTTTGCGATCTTTTTGATCCGTCAGGCGTTCCTGCAGGTCTCGCATGAGCTGGTGGAGGCCGGTGAAGTGGACGGCGCCTCGCATATGCGGATTCTGTGGACGGTGCTGGTGCCGGTTACGAGGTCTTCCTTTGCCGTGCTGGCGCTGATTACCTTCATTGATCAGTACAACAATTATTTCTGGCCGATGCTGATTACCAAAAACCCTGACCTGCAGTTAGTCTCGGCCGGCCTGCGCAGCTTTTTCGTGGAAGGGGGTGCATACGGATTACAATGGCCGCTGATCATGGCCGCCAGCGCCTTCACTATCGCCCCGCTGCTGCTTGTCTTCCTGCTGGCGCAGAAAACGATTATGCAAAGTGTCAATATGACGGCAGGTTCAAGTAAAGGCTGA